A region from the Sorex araneus isolate mSorAra2 chromosome 6, mSorAra2.pri, whole genome shotgun sequence genome encodes:
- the LOC129405589 gene encoding olfactory receptor 8S1-like: protein MYNESRYELVEQSILKKASENHTIITEFILLGLSSDPNIQVLLFILFLVIYIQTLLGNLILLLVISTDSRLQTPMYFFLSHLSFLDLCFSSATVPKMLENLLSQTKTISVRGCLVQVFFVFDTGGTEASLLSVMAYDRYVAICHPLLYDQKMNHHLCKGLALGAWSLGFLDALLNILLAMTLDFCGDRSIPHYSCELPSLFPLSCSDVSINFAVLLFSGLFHGFVTFVLIIFSYTLIISTILNISSSSGRGKTFSTCSSHLTAVILFFGSAFLRYFLPTSGSSLEMITSVQYSVVTPLVNPLIYSLKNKEVKAGVRRTFKKYSQYFK, encoded by the exons ATGTACAATGAATCAAGATATGAGTTAGTG GAACAAAGTATTCTAAAAAAGGCCTCGGAGAATCACACCATCATCACTGAGTTCATCCTGCTTGGGCTGTCTTCAGATCCCAACATTCAGGTTCTTCTCTTCATATTGTTCCTGGTGATTTACATCCAGACACTTCTGGGGAACCTGATACTGCTGCTGGTGATCAGTACTGATTCTCGTCTCCAaacacccatgtacttcttcttGAGTCACCTGTCTTTTCTGGATCTGTGTTTCTCTTCAGCCACAGTGCCCAAAATGCTGGAGAATCTCCTGTCTCAGACGAAAACCATTTCTGTTAGGGGTTGCCTGGTTCAAGTCTTCTTTGTATTTGACACCGGAGGTACCGAAGCATCCTTGCTCTCAGTGATGGCCTATGATCGCTATGTTGCCATCTGCCACCCTCTGCTCTATGATCAGAAAATGAACCATCACCTCTGTAAAGGGTTAGCTTTGGGGGCCTGGAGCCTAGGGTTTTTGGATGCACTCCTCAATATCCTTCTAGCAATGACTTTGGATTTCTGTGGGGATCGGTCTATTCCACACTACAGCTGTGAGttgccctctctcttccctctgtccTGCTCTGATGTCTCCATTAATTTTGCTGTTTTGCTCTTTTCTGGCCTCTTTCATGGATTTGTTACATTTGTCCTGATAATTTTTTCATACACTCTCATTATCTCCACCATACTCAATATCAGCTCTTCCTCGGGTAGAGGCAAGACTTTCTCTACCTGCTCTTCCCACCTCActgcagtgattttattttttggatcagcATTCCTTCGCTATTTCCTGCCAACCTCAGGCTCTTCACTGGAGATGATCACCTCTGTACAATACAGTGTGGTCACTCCCTTAGTGAATCCCCTCATCTATAGTCTGAAAAACAAGGAAGTGAAAGCAGGTGTGAGAAGGACctttaaaaagtattcacaatattttaagtaG